The following coding sequences lie in one uncultured Mailhella sp. genomic window:
- the ppdK gene encoding pyruvate, phosphate dikinase — MRYVYLFHEGNAQMKSLLGGKGANLAEMTNLGLPVPYGMTISTDACRDYYAHGGKLPEGLVNEVMTALARVEEKVGKRFGDEHDPLLLSVRSGAVFSMPGMMDTILNLGLNKVTFPALARLTNNQWFACDTYRRFIQMFSDVVMEVPKEKFEHILAEQKAAQGVELDQELSVESLETVIERYKELYRQEVGGDFPENVHEQLLLAIEAVFRSWNNHRAIVYRTINKIDHNLGTAVNIQSMVFGNMGDNSGSGVAFTRNPSTGEKKLYGEYLFNAQGEDVVAGVRTPKPIARLADEMPEIYNQFSSIAETLEKHYRDMQDIELTIERGKLFILQTRNGKRTAQAALRIACEMVDEGLIDKKEAILRIDPEHLANVLHRQIDSSANPHVLATGLAASPGAAFGSVVFDANEAEHLGRMGAKVILVRVETTPDDIHGIVQAQGILTSRGGMTSHAAVVTRGMGKPCVCGCEAVTVDYDDQQFTVGDTVVKKGDLISIDGTTGRVILGAVPLKDPELSHEYQTILGWADEVRDLQVRANADTPEDAEKSRRFGAEGIGLTRTEHMFMAQERLPYVQKMILAETTEERTAALLPLQIMQENDFYGILKAMNGLPVCIRLLDPPLHEFLPSLDKLLVETTELRVRGDNPDLLAEKERILAQVEKLHEVNPMLGHRGCRLGITYPEVYEMQMYAIFNAASRLARDGYTPLPEIEIPLTISLAEMAMLKERCDRIAKECMELHKVEFPYLCGSMIELPRAALLAGEIAEAAEFFSFGTNDLTQTCFGFSRDDAEGKFLPVYINQHILKDNPFAVLDRKGVGRLMEIAIDEGRKTRPGLMIGICGEHGGDPSSVEFCHQAGLDLVSCSPYRIPIARLAAAQAALKFPRNKE; from the coding sequence ATGCGGTACGTGTATCTGTTCCACGAAGGGAATGCACAGATGAAGAGTCTGCTGGGCGGCAAGGGAGCCAATCTGGCGGAAATGACCAATCTCGGCCTTCCCGTCCCCTACGGCATGACCATTTCCACCGACGCCTGCCGCGACTACTACGCTCACGGCGGAAAGCTGCCCGAAGGACTCGTGAACGAGGTCATGACCGCCCTCGCCAGGGTGGAAGAAAAAGTGGGCAAGCGCTTCGGCGACGAACACGACCCGCTCCTTCTTTCGGTGCGCTCCGGCGCCGTGTTCTCCATGCCCGGCATGATGGACACCATCCTCAACCTCGGCCTGAACAAGGTGACCTTCCCCGCGCTGGCGAGGCTCACGAACAATCAGTGGTTCGCCTGCGACACCTACCGTCGCTTCATTCAGATGTTCTCCGACGTGGTCATGGAAGTTCCCAAGGAAAAGTTCGAGCACATTCTCGCGGAACAGAAGGCCGCGCAGGGCGTCGAACTCGATCAGGAACTTTCCGTCGAATCGCTTGAAACCGTCATCGAACGCTACAAGGAACTCTATCGGCAGGAAGTGGGCGGCGATTTCCCCGAAAACGTGCATGAACAGCTTCTGCTCGCCATCGAGGCGGTGTTCCGCTCCTGGAACAATCACCGCGCCATCGTGTACCGCACCATCAACAAGATAGATCACAACCTCGGCACCGCCGTGAACATTCAGTCCATGGTGTTCGGCAACATGGGCGACAATTCCGGCAGCGGCGTGGCCTTCACCCGCAACCCCTCCACCGGCGAAAAGAAGCTCTACGGCGAATATCTGTTCAACGCCCAGGGCGAAGACGTGGTGGCCGGCGTGCGCACACCCAAGCCCATCGCCCGCCTTGCCGACGAAATGCCGGAAATCTACAATCAGTTCAGCAGCATCGCCGAAACCCTCGAAAAGCACTATCGCGACATGCAGGACATCGAGCTCACCATCGAACGCGGCAAGCTCTTCATCCTGCAGACCAGAAACGGCAAGCGCACCGCGCAGGCCGCCCTCAGAATCGCCTGCGAAATGGTGGACGAAGGCCTCATCGACAAGAAGGAAGCCATTCTCCGCATTGATCCCGAACACCTCGCCAACGTGCTCCACCGGCAGATCGACAGCTCGGCGAATCCGCACGTGCTGGCCACGGGTCTGGCCGCCTCGCCGGGTGCGGCGTTCGGTTCGGTGGTGTTCGACGCCAACGAGGCCGAACATCTCGGCCGCATGGGCGCCAAGGTGATACTCGTGCGCGTGGAAACCACTCCCGACGACATTCACGGCATCGTGCAGGCGCAGGGCATTCTCACGAGCCGCGGCGGCATGACCAGCCATGCGGCCGTGGTCACGCGCGGCATGGGCAAGCCGTGCGTGTGCGGCTGCGAAGCCGTCACCGTGGATTACGACGATCAGCAGTTCACCGTGGGCGACACCGTGGTGAAGAAGGGCGACCTCATCTCCATCGACGGCACCACCGGACGCGTCATTCTCGGAGCCGTACCCCTCAAGGATCCGGAACTCTCCCACGAGTACCAGACCATCCTGGGCTGGGCCGACGAGGTGCGCGATCTTCAGGTGCGCGCCAACGCCGATACCCCGGAAGACGCCGAAAAGTCCCGCCGCTTCGGCGCGGAAGGCATAGGACTCACCCGCACGGAACACATGTTCATGGCGCAGGAACGCCTGCCCTACGTGCAGAAGATGATCCTTGCCGAAACCACCGAAGAACGCACCGCCGCGCTCCTTCCCCTCCAGATCATGCAGGAAAACGACTTCTACGGCATTCTGAAGGCCATGAACGGCCTGCCCGTGTGCATCCGCCTGCTCGATCCGCCGCTGCACGAATTCCTGCCCAGCCTCGACAAGCTGCTCGTGGAAACCACCGAACTGCGCGTGCGCGGCGACAACCCCGACCTGCTCGCCGAAAAGGAACGCATCCTCGCCCAGGTCGAAAAGCTGCATGAAGTCAATCCCATGCTCGGCCACCGCGGCTGCCGCCTCGGCATCACCTACCCCGAAGTCTATGAAATGCAGATGTACGCCATCTTCAACGCGGCCTCCAGACTCGCGCGCGACGGCTACACCCCCCTGCCGGAAATCGAAATCCCGCTCACCATCAGCCTCGCCGAAATGGCCATGCTCAAGGAACGCTGCGACCGCATCGCCAAGGAATGCATGGAACTGCACAAGGTCGAATTCCCCTACCTGTGCGGCAGCATGATAGAACTGCCCCGGGCCGCCCTGCTCGCCGGAGAAATCGCCGAGGCCGCGGAATTCTTCAGCTTCGGCACCAACGACCTTACCCAGACCTGCTTCGGCTTCAGCCGCGACGACGCCGAAGGCAAGTTCCTCCCCGTGTACATCAACCAGCATATCCTCAAGGACAACCCCTTCGCCGTCCTCGACCGCAAGGGCGTGGGCAGACTCATGGAAATCGCCATCGACGAAGGCCGTAAGACCAGACCCGGCCTCATGATCGGCATCTGCGGCGAACACGGCGGCGACCCGAGCTCCGTCGAATTCTGCCACCAGGCAGGCCTCGACCTCGTCAGCTGCTCCCCCTACCGCATACCCATCGCCCGCCTCGCCGCCGCCCAGGCCGCCCTCAAGTTCCCCAGGAACAAGGAATAA
- a CDS encoding bifunctional heptose 7-phosphate kinase/heptose 1-phosphate adenyltransferase, producing MLLSSIVKGYRKIRVLCIGDVMLDHFLYGKVERISPEAPVPVFNFQSEKKMLGGAGNVVANLHSLGCSADIICFIGDDEAGRQVHALLEQVCDHVAALVIPGFPTIEKTRVIAGNNHLLRIDNERRFQCDDEILGSKLEERVREADIVLLSDYAKGLLSPERCQRVVKACVEAQKSVIVDPKGDDYSKYAGATVVKPNLKEFNQATGLSCHPSEPDFQDRLREGATRLFERYGIRNLLVTLSEYGMAFVSAEHPDDVFRIPTEAREVFDVSGAGDTSLATFGASLAAGADIQDAMKLANIASGVAVGKLGTSCVTAQEILDALSRRRSSTGLGWKQKNKIVSRREAAAIAAQCREQGKKVGFTNGCFDLLHQGHLHSLMQARSQCDVLMVGLNTDASIKRLKGPERPIQDEKTRALLLASLEFVDFVIMFDDDTALPLVDAIRPDVILKEGYTIDRWPEAQLVESYGGKAVTLSRLDGYSTTQTIARMKG from the coding sequence ATGCTGCTTTCCTCCATTGTGAAGGGGTACAGGAAGATCAGGGTACTTTGTATCGGCGATGTGATGCTCGATCATTTTCTTTACGGGAAGGTTGAGCGTATTTCGCCGGAAGCGCCTGTACCCGTTTTCAATTTTCAGAGCGAGAAGAAGATGCTCGGCGGAGCGGGCAACGTGGTGGCCAATCTGCACAGTCTGGGCTGCTCGGCGGACATCATCTGCTTCATCGGCGACGACGAGGCGGGGCGGCAGGTGCATGCGCTTTTGGAGCAGGTATGCGATCATGTGGCCGCGCTGGTGATTCCCGGATTTCCCACCATTGAAAAAACGCGCGTGATTGCGGGCAACAATCATCTGCTGCGCATTGACAACGAGCGTCGTTTCCAGTGCGACGACGAGATTCTCGGCTCGAAGCTTGAAGAGCGCGTGCGGGAAGCGGACATCGTGCTGCTTTCCGACTATGCCAAGGGGCTGCTTTCCCCGGAGCGTTGTCAGCGTGTGGTGAAGGCGTGTGTGGAAGCGCAAAAGTCCGTCATTGTTGATCCCAAGGGCGACGATTACTCAAAGTACGCCGGGGCCACGGTGGTGAAGCCCAATCTTAAGGAATTCAATCAGGCCACGGGCCTGAGCTGTCATCCCTCCGAGCCGGATTTTCAGGACAGGCTGCGCGAAGGGGCGACCCGGCTTTTTGAGCGCTACGGCATACGGAATCTGCTGGTCACGCTGAGCGAATACGGCATGGCCTTCGTTTCGGCGGAGCATCCCGACGACGTGTTCCGTATTCCCACCGAGGCGCGGGAAGTGTTCGACGTTTCGGGCGCGGGCGACACGTCGCTCGCAACGTTCGGGGCGTCGCTGGCGGCCGGAGCCGACATTCAGGACGCCATGAAGCTGGCCAACATTGCGTCCGGGGTGGCGGTAGGCAAGCTCGGCACCTCCTGCGTGACCGCGCAGGAAATTCTCGACGCGCTTTCGCGGCGGCGCTCTTCAACGGGGCTCGGCTGGAAGCAGAAGAACAAGATCGTGAGTCGGCGCGAGGCCGCGGCCATTGCGGCGCAGTGTCGCGAACAGGGCAAAAAGGTGGGCTTCACCAACGGCTGTTTCGATCTGCTGCATCAGGGGCATCTGCATTCTCTCATGCAGGCGCGCTCGCAGTGCGACGTGCTCATGGTGGGCCTGAACACCGATGCCTCGATCAAGCGGCTCAAGGGGCCGGAACGTCCGATTCAGGACGAAAAGACCCGCGCCCTGCTGCTCGCCTCACTGGAATTTGTGGATTTCGTCATCATGTTCGACGACGACACCGCCCTGCCCCTTGTGGACGCCATTCGTCCCGACGTCATTCTCAAGGAAGGCTACACCATCGACCGCTGGCCCGAGGCGCAGCTTGTGGAAAGCTACGGCGGCAAGGCCGTCACGCTCTCGCGGCTCGACGGCTACTCCACCACGCAGACCATTGCGCGGATGAAGGGCTGA